From Brassica napus cultivar Da-Ae unplaced genomic scaffold, Da-Ae ScsIHWf_131;HRSCAF=236, whole genome shotgun sequence:
attattattaattaaatatttactaTATACTTATCCACCAGTGTGAGAGTTcgaaattaccaaaaaaaaattaattttgcagaACTTGTCCAAAATAACGTTGTTTGGATAAATTAACGGATGATTAACACTTTTGATGccaatatatatacacaacgTTTGAGAATTCATGTagtatttttcttttgacaacattcatgtaaatttttaaaaatttgttataGAGAATTTATGCAAAATGACGTCGTTTTGATAAATTAACGTATGACTCATCTTTTACagtcaatatttatatatataaagcatAATTTTGAGAGTTCatgtaatatttttgaatttttgtttagttcaATATGGAATATGCAATACTATAAATTTCGGGAATAAAAAGACATGATTCGTAAAGTTCAtgtaattttttgaatttttatttagttcaCATTACTACAaagtttagaaaagaaaatgtaCGATTAAATAGAacattttctctcttctttcaaccatatgatatatataattctaCTTATCTGTACATCCAATCAGAGCATATTTCAAATctaaacctgcaaaaataacTAAAACGATCCAATAAGTTCAAGTTGACATAGGTCATTTTCCCTCTGTCaagcatatattatatataattccaCCTTATCTAATATCTACACATCCAATATCAAACCAGATTTCAAATCTGAATTCCCCAGAAGCAACTAAAACGATCCAATACTAACTAACGTTACTTGGTAGTTGTCAAGGTTGAAAAACAATTCTCAAAGTTTTGCTTACTATACATAATTTTACTAATACATGAGGGTCTTTATTGTAAAACTTGGCAAAAATGGAGGGGTTCCTTTGTGACCTTTGGGTTTTAAAGAAGGCGCAGTCTGTCTCCGTTATTCCCGAAAGATGGCGGACGACAAGGTTAGAGATGAAGCGATGCAGATCATTGGAATGTTTCAGATCCTTCCCAGACTTGTCGTTTTCGACCTCGATTATACTCTCTGGCCTTTCTACTGGTAACCTTCCTCTCTAATTCTTCAATTTGATTcatcaaattcaaaacatatCAACCGACGACAGAGTAATTTGGGGATTGAGTTTTTGTCTGAATctgaaaatgaatattttagtCTCGAATTGTTAAATTTTGGTGTAGGGTTTTGTCTTATTAGGATCacaaagtttgttttgttttgtttgtttcccTTACACACAGTGAATGTCGTTCTAAACGCGAAATGCCGTCTTTGTACCCACAAGCAAAGGGTATAATGAGTGGTCTGAAAGAGAAAGGAATTCAAATGGCGATTGCTTCCAGATCTCCCACTTCAGATATTGCCAACACTTTCATTGACAAATTGAATATCAAGTCCTTGTTCGTCGCCAAAGAAATATTTTCGAGCTGGAGTCACAAGACGGAGCATTTTCAAAAGATACACACAAGGACAGGGGTGCCTTTTACTGACATGCTCTTCTTCGATGATGAGGACAGAAACATTAATcagttaataaaaataaaactacttTTTTTTGTCCGTGCTTTCTTGAGCTTTTACATCGCGTTTGCTTGAATGATTAATTCTTTTTGTGTTTAAAACAGGTTTCTAAAATGGGAGTGACAAGCATCTTGGTGGGTGATGGGGTTACACTTGGAGCACTCAGACAAGGGCTTactgaatttttctcaaaaccaTAACACTATCGAGAAGAATAAGAAGGTCTGGCGCAACAAGTATTCTGGAAAGGCTGCCTCATCTGAGACCGAAAAAGACTGACATTGAGTTGTAAAACCCATACTATTCTATGGTGATGCATGCACCATTATTTACTGTATAAATAAATTGCATGGATACGTGAAGTTTTGTGTTGAAGATTCTAACTCTCAATACTGGCTTTGTTACATGGATGTTCCTTATGTAACTGTGTTTCCGATGAGACTCCCAGAAAATGGTGGTGCTGGTGAgtagttgaaatttaaattatgtatgtATGAAATGTTAAAGAAATTCTATTTAAAATGTATGAAATAAGTTTTTCAACAGTTGGTAGATGAATGAACagaaaaacatatatctttatCACTGACAAAACATGGCTTGCCAGATAGGGTCACTGTTGTTTGAGGTAATCTCCAAATTGAGACCGTCCACTTTGATACGCTGGTAAGGTTTCAGATAAGGATACTTTACCTAGCATGCATCTACTATGTAGACTGGTGGTGCGCACCTAGTTTATAGTACAACTTTTTCATCTTGTTCACTTATATGGCCTCCAAACCCGTAAAATCCACATTTCTCCTCTTGATGGTTAATAGGCAGAGAGGCTAGGGACAGTCATATTTCATGTCATATCATAAAGTTTTAGCTTATTTATATTACAATTAAGTTTTAGCTTATGTTGCAGTGGATTTTTCTTAAACCCATTTTCATCCAATcaagattttgaagaaatagatttattaaattataggaaaactagtttttcaaataactgttcatttataaacaaaaccaaaatctatttttttctagttttcgttgcttgaaaataattttacatttgaTTTTCTTCAAACTTGATTTTTGCagattttaatttagttaatttaatattaaaatttgtgtCAATCTTTTGAAGACCCACAAAAATCaagtaaatttgattttttagatttttaaatatattaaaactaatttttaatctaaattaaaaagttaggttcaaaaatcaagattttcttaaaataaattttcttattttcaaagCAACGAACTATTATAAAAtagcttttggtttttatttatcatgAACAATTAGTTGATTAACATGTTTCCctataatttaaaatcatttatttcgTCAAAATCTATGATCGATGAAAAATGGGTTAAGAACAATCCACTGCACATAAGCTAAAACTTAATTTGTTAATATAATAAGCTAAAACTTTATGATATGACATGAAATATGACTGTCCCTAGCCTCTCTGCCCTATTAACCATCAAGAGGAGAAATgtggatttagggtttggaggcCATATAGTGAACAAGATGAAAAGTTGTACTATAACTAGGTGCGCACCACCAGTCTACATAGTAGATGCATGCTAGGTAAAGTATCCTTATCTGAAACCTTACCAGCGTATCAAAGTGGACGGTCTCAATTTGGAGATTACCTCAAACAACAGTGACCCTATCTGGCAACCATGTTTTTGTCAGTGataaagatatatgtttttctGTTCATTCATCTACCAACTTGTTGAAAACTTATTTCATACATAGTTTAAATAGAATTTCTTTAACATTTCATacatacataatttaaatttcaactacTCACCAGCACCACCATTTTCTGGGAGTCTCATCGGAAACACAGTTACATAAGGAACATCCATGTAACAAAGCCAGTATTGAGAGTTAGAATCTTCAACACAAACTTCACGTATCCATGCAATTTATTTATACAGTAAATAATGGTGCATGCATCACCATAGAATATATGGTTTTTACAACTCAATGTCAGTCTTTTTCGGTCTCAGATGAGGCAGCCTTTCCAGAATACTTGTTGCGCCAGACCTTCTTATTCTTCTCGATAGTGTTatggttttgagaaaattcagtAAGCCCTTGTCTGAGTGCTCCAAGTGTAACCCCATCACCCACCAAGATGCTTGTCACTCCCATTTTAGAAACCTGTTTAAACACAAAAGAATTAATCATATCAAGCAAACGCGATGTAAAGCTCAGAAAGCACGGACAAAAAAaagtagttttatttttattaactgATTTAATGTTCTGTCCTCATCATCGAAGAAGAGCATGTCAGTAAAGGCACCCCTGTCCTTGTGTGTATCTTTTGAAAATGCTCCGTCTTGTGACTCCAGCTCGAAAATATTTCTTTGGCGACGAACAAGGACTTGATATTCAATTTGTCAATGAAAGTGTTGGCAATATCTGAAGTGGGAGATCTGGAAGCAATCGCCATTTGAATTCCTTTCTCTTTCAGACCACTCATTATACCTTTGCTTGTGGGTACAAAGACGGCATTTCGCGTTTAGAACGACATTCACTGTGTGtaaggaaacaaaacaaaacaaaacaactttGTGATCCTAATAAGACAAAACCCTACCCAAAATTTAACAATTCGAGactaaaatattcattttcagATTCAGACAAAAACTCAATCCCCAATTACTCTGTCGTCGGTTGatatgttttgaatttgatgAATCAAATTGAAGAATTAGAGAGGAAGTTACCAGTAGAAAGGCCAGAGAGTATAATCGAGGTCGAAAACGACAAGTCTGGAAGGATCTGAAACATTCCAATGATCTGCATCGCTTCATCTCTAACCTTGTCGTCCGCCATCTTTCGGGAATAACGGAACAGACTGCGCCTTCTTTAAACCCAAAGGTCACAAAGAACCCCTCCATTTTTTGCCAAGTTTTACATAAAGACCCTCATGTATTAGTAAAATTATGTATAGTAAGCAAAACTTTTGAGAATTGTTTTTTCAACCCTTGACAACTACCAAGTAACGTTAGTTAGTATTGGATCGTTTAGTTGCTTCTGGGGAATTCAGTTTGAAATCTGGTTTGATATTGGATGTGTAGATATTAGATAAGGtggaattatatataatatatgcttGACAGAGGGAAAATGACCTATGTCAACTTGAACTTATTGGATCGTTTTAGTTATTTTTGCAGTTTTAGATTTGAAATATGCTCTGATTGGATGTACAGAtaatagaattatatatatcatatggtTGAAAGAGAGAAATGTTCTATTTAATCGtacattttcttttctaaacttTGTAGTAATGtgaactaaataaaaattcaaaatattacatGAACTTTACGAATCATGTCTTTTTATTCCCGAAATTTATAGTATTGCATATTCCATATTGAactaaacaaaattcaaaaatattacatGAACTCTCAAAATTAtgctttatatataaatattgactGTAAAAGATGAGTCATCCGTTAATTTATCAAACGACGTCATTTTGCATAAATTCtctataacaaaatttttaaaaattatacatgAATGTTGTCAAAAGAATACTACATGAATTCTCAAATCGTGTATATATATTGGCATCAAAAGTGTTAATCATCCGTTAATTTATCCAAACAACGTTATTTTGGACAAGTtctgcaaaattaatttttttttggtaatttcgAACTCTCACACTGGTGGATAAGTatatagtaaatatttaaattaataataattgaattaaatttataaaatgataataaaattaaaagataaataaaatttatttgaaaaaactaaaaaagaaaaattgttaatatttatCTGATTAAActaaaacttatatataaactaatgttTACACAATTAATACAGGAAATTTAATTTGgtttttgacaaaagaaaatttatttggtCTACCAGTTAATATACTTTTAATTATCCACTagtaacaaattttattttgaaaaataattctaATTTAAATCTTATTGCTGTGCGCATGTGTACGATTTACGAAACACCTAGCTAGTACTCTTTACAAGATGtgcaattgatttataattcaTGACTTAATACCTATATGACCTGAAAAAACCTCTCCATATTTTCTGAGAATTTCAGTCAAAACTGTGAAGGTGTCAAAAGAGAAACTTATCGATCCAATTCAGAAAAATACCAAAAACTATTAAATGATCAAAATGAGAAGAACAAGAGCTTTAGAATCAACAAGTAGTAGACTACGTACGGAATGATCTCTAATCGACGGTGGTGGGACCAAAGCAGCTAAGGCCCATAACTCTCTCCATGGAAGCCTCAGATTTAGCCTTCGAGTTGTCGCTGACGAAATCATccgatgaagaagatgatggggCGGAAGGTGTACGAGACGTTACAGCGATGGCACGGAGACGAGGCTTTACATCTTTGTTGAAAACACGGACAGGATAATTCCAGCGTGCTTCCAGTGCGGCAATTACCCCTGCCACCATCCACGAGGTTTGTCTTGCAGTTGTAGCAGCGCCATCGTTAAGTTGCTGCGGAAAACAAGTGGGCTGCTTTAGGTTTTGGGACGGAACTTTCTCCGCTTCTCCAAGTAAatgagaatatatttttttttgacatttaATAAGTATCCTTTTCATTTTACAGATTGGGTTCTGTCCGAAATTCTTAATTAGCGTTTACAAACGTAACCATTTTTTCTGAAAAGGGTTAGTTGGTATTGTTTATggaaaattaatgaaattagaGAATGGCAAATTTTCATATTGAAaagattaaaatgaaaataacatttttagttCAGTGAATCAAATTTGAGAGTTGAATTACCTGAGGTTGTCAAATTAATCCCTATAGATATTtctttgtaaataattattgaACGAAGTTGTAGCCCCATCCGGATGTCTTTGACGAGCATGGTCTGGAAATGGCAATCTAGTGCATTTTCTATGTGGTCCCACAAGTCCAGTTCACCCTAGACTTAACTAGAAATATTCACATTGAGATTCAAAGGTTAACATTATTTTTAGACTTAATGAAATGATGGACCCGTTTTGTGGTATGGAACGAATCTATGGACCCATCCGATGTTTTTTGAGGAGCATGGTCTGGGACGGAAATTTTAGTGTATTTGCTTGCTGTCCCCAAGTCCAGTTTACTCTGGACTAAACTAGAGCTCATCTTCACATTAGATTCAAAAGTTAAACATTATTTTGGACTTATGATATTTGAAATTGTCTCACGAATTCCTTTCACCAATTAGTGGTTTGTCGTACTACTGTAATATGGTGCACCGGTTTATTGGATAGGGATAAtctgtaaaatattatttgataaataattttccAGATACcaggattttaaaaataaaataaaaaaataatgcattttataagaaaatagagGTAGCGAAGTCAACAACGAACAGCCCCTCGGGCGCAATGCGTGCCATCCTGTTTGATAATAGCAGGCAATTTCCATATGTACTACTCCGTTCTCCTTTGTTTGTTCCAATAATTTATCACTCCAgtgataaatatgtatttttttttccattttttatgaaaGAATCATTACATACTGCAGTTGatagtaaatttattttaattggcAGTTCTTATCGCAAGTGATACTAGTTAATACCAAAACTGTATACTCAGCATTTTGTGTGTTTTCGTgcttaacttttttataattactATAATATTGTTTACTATTCCTTCTTAGTGTCTAATTTGTTAGGTAATCTAAAGTTTTAGTTACTACTCAACTTTAATTAGTCCGTTTCTTCCTTTCACTAAAAACTTGTACATATTCGTTATTATATACTTAGAACAGCCTCATTGGTAagtttcttattttaagattcttaaagatttttattattcaaaaattgatttttattaacatatttttcaataaccattataaaaatattttcaatatatataaaaaaatacaatacaaatctcaatttcaaacaccaacttaaattatagttttttatatttcacattgaaatttaaaaatataatatatgtgattatttatatgattgtacgtataaaatatttattattttaagattacttatttgatggtacacataaaatacgattaattatatgataacacatatttttgtgacctatgatgacacatataggatatataatagtgattaggattGGGCGTTCGGGTTTGTTTTTGGGGGTTtgtttgggatttcgtgttcggttcagatctttgagaattcggttcggatttagtCATTTagataacaaatttaaattattttaagaaaattaaaatttattatatgctttgatttttttaaaaagtctataaacaatacaatatattacatataaatttgaataacatatgtcagagtacctaacttaacatataaattagtttggtttaaatatttggatagagaattaataattttaagtatttttagagttgtgagtatattttaactattttaaatatttacgtttgattattgtatatattttcaagtatttaaacgaacttaaaagtatcatatacacttctgaatatttttatatatattaaatctaaaaatagttaatatatataagtatgtaaatctattttggatacctaaaatacttcggttcggattggattagtttcagttcttcaaataccaaaattttgaataattcagataatTAATCAATTTCAGTTCGGATTTGATACCACTTATTCGGATTGGAATCAGTTCGGTTCTTCAAATTCGAGTTTTTTGTCTAACCATAAACAGTGACATAAAAgcaaatagcatcatattttttttttaaaatacatctGCGCGGgtgcacgggtcaaaatctagttcgttatctatactattaaagcaggatcctattgtcctTTTTACCTTAGCATGCCcttttctttactaacattactgtttcattaagggcaatcaagtaatattaataacacatttaTATTGGGCCActtttttggatccagcccacatcagatctctcttgggccatttggggcGATTAAAAATCAGAtcaattctcacatttttttttcttttgaccaTTGAGTcgaagttcaaataattttttcaactattcttaattattattattttttcttaatataattaagcattcataaaaaattgaattttttcattgaaaaccaataatctttattaaaagtatataattttttattaaaatattaaccacataataaaataatttatcagagttataccaacttaattcattaaagaaataaagtttaattttttaaacataaatagtcatttaaaatgaaatacgataaataaatataaaatttatgtcttttataaaataaaacacaaatatataaaatatgacatttactaaatatttatcaattaaaaaataaataaaacctgCGTTTTAaaagtgcgggtcaaaatctagttatatacTTAGAACAACGTCATTGGTAAGTTTCTTGTTTTAAGATTCTtaaagatttttattattttataatttgatacAAATAACtggttaaattttaattttcttaaataaaattaatttaatcatAGTTTACCAAGTGAAAAAGAAATCTAAAGAGGTCCTAAAAAATATAGTCATAGTTTACCAAGTGGGAAGAAATTCTAAAGAGGtcctaaaaaaatataagagcatgattattgggtttttaggatgaggttcttatcggaatataagaacccgactcttaaattttaactaaaaaagttaagtgacgggtttttatattccgctaagatcTCACCCTAAGAATCTCCAATAATTATGTTCTTATCTGAGAACTCTATCTTAAGTTTCTTTCTACTTCTCTATTTTTGTATGTATAAGAGCAACATTATCAGTGGTGGGGGAGGGTTCTTACACGTGGACCCCACCACTTTTCTCAATTACCATgccaaatatcataaaataagGAAGGTTTACGCTGCATCTTTTGTACTATTTACGGACTCCACGATACATGGTGGTCCGTGattgattcatttttatttatttttcttaaagaaaaaaaatcagaaaacaaaaaaaaaagattttaagaaCCCCGTTTTTGgacgataatcatgctctaagctTTATTTTGGGACTTCTTGGACTTATGATAGACTACTGTCTAGTTTTCATTTTAGTTGTCATTAGTAGAACAacttattttacttttaaagaaataatggCCGGAAATTTT
This genomic window contains:
- the LOC106368846 gene encoding magnesium-dependent phosphatase 1-like, which encodes MADDKVRDEAMQIIGMFQILPRLVVFDLDYTLWPFYCECRSKREMPSLYPQAKGIMSGLKEKGIQMAIASRSPTSDIANTFIDKLNIKSLFVAKEIFSSWSHKTEHFQKIHTRTGVPFTDMLFFDDEDRNINQFLKWE